ttacaggtttctactcgccatgtgAAAtgctcgccactttcaggcctgagtGAGGGACAGCAGAGTGGGAACATTAATTCTCCCAATAAACTGCATAACAATATTTTTATGAAGATCTATGGAACAGTTTActctcccccgaaagcggcgtatgctgcctgaatggcggggtaaaaacggtcatacacttaaaaaccaaactcatgcaaaaacatgagtgaacgtgggagtttcagcccatgaacaaagaagaagaagagaacagTTTACTTGTAAGTTCCATGGGTGGCCATGAGTCCAACTCTTATCTCACAAGGAAGCTAAACTCTCATCTCTTTTTTTCAGGTGGTCGAAGAATCAGAGATGTGGCAGCAGCGCGGACGCCTGAAAACGTTGGGTGGCCTTGACCCCTCGAACCCCTCGTACGGTCACGACGATCGCTGCGACTCCAGTAACAGCAGGCACAGGAACGGAGATTACTGGAACAGCAAGTCAGCGAAGCGTAGCCAGCTGTCGACAGTCGGCCATTCCCGCCACGCTCACATGGATGATGACGTGGAAACGAGGGATGAGAAACCTGGAAGCTCCACCAGCACTTACTGGATGAGACAGTTGGACAAGCTGGAGACTGGTGATCCCAATAGGTTCGTTAAAGATTCAATCTTTTTCTTGTTAATGTCGTCATTTAGATTTGGCGTAACTCATTTTTAGAGAgcttttcagcagaaggccaaaagtgaatagttttacatgtattatgaaatagtgtttatatttgtatctggtatggatagaacgataaaagaatgttaaatcatgtattgtccatcgtattttagagaatatttctcTTTCAGAATGCATGATATACTTAAGTcttaaagcacaaaaacatcaaaatcgccaagaatcaaGTTACgccaagaaagtcactagcctgCCAGAAGTTTTGCTGGCCCTTTACATACgacagttgctgcatctgcaaCGTTTATAACACTTTGAAACTAGATAGTACATACAACcagaagtgttgcatttgaccagaattttcactagccagccgggcgagttgccaggcggtttctactataTTAGCATGGTGGATTTTTACCCCTGGCGATCTGGCGGACGATTTAGCCATCCCTGGAGGACctcctacatgtcaaaactgTCAGACGGTCCAAGGGACAGGGGACATAACAATgtgtcagatttaaaaaaaaaaagtttcagtCAAAATATTTCCAAACATCTATTTTTAATGGAGACATTTCCAGCTTGAGCTAAAAAAATTTGTACAAAGCCAGACTTACCTGcctgctttttgactcacatgcaaagcaaaagtgagtctttTCTCCATCAGTTGATCTACATACCATTGTGTTGGCAGGCTCTTTTACCAGAACTTTAACTGTGTCAAATAATTTTTGTAAGATCTGCTTGTAGTtgtacacatgtgtgtgtgtgtgtgtgtgtgtgtgtgtgtgtgtgtgtgtgtgtgtgtgtgtgtgtgtgtgtgtgtgtgtgtgcgtgtttgttgtctAGATTTTGTCTGAAgtttttgtggttttgttttggtcaaCACTATTTGTATGCATGCATTATTTTTCACTTCTGTTGGCTTTGTGATTGTAGATGGGACCACAGTGGCTTCAAGGAGATGTATCCGCATGATTTCAACAGTGACCGGTCGGATTCCCCTCCCAGACCTCTGAAATCCGCTGATCGTAAAAAGAAGACAAAGTAAGCTGTTCTAGATTCCCCTCCCCCCCGCCTTCCACCTCCCTTCCAAATATGTgtgttttagtttgtttgttctattggttatttgagtgtttgtgtaaaacaaattctaACAATGACATGTAAAGTAAATGTTTAAAAGGTACACCCTCAAATTGTTCATGTTAGAAATAGTGGGGTGGTCAGATAGTACTTGCTACCTGGAAGCAGATGAGTTTTATTTTATGGGTTCAAATAGGGATGGTGAAAGAGAGAGTATGGTTATGTGTTATTGGGTTTATGCTTGTATTTGTTGATTTATTAATCGGTAGGTGATTGTGATTTAGTCTGCTTAggtaactcattgtctcccaggtacggatatatccatacccactcatatggctctatctgtcctggtacggatatatctgctgagactgttagcttcagtcgcttcctgtaacgtcgatctaacgcctgcattccagcgttttgatacacagttactacacagttactacaattctgagggacctgctgcagcacagctggtctcggctaaaaaaaaacttggtcaacataggtggggtagaaagtgttaaaggaATTGTAATAAAAGCTGCAAGCTGTTTTGCAGATCTTTCAGGCGTAtaccctttttctttttttgtgttacCAAGTTATGTGAACATGTACTTTTTCTTTCTGCAGTAAATCCaccacaaagaaaaagaagaggcaCAGGAGCAAATCGAAGAAACACAGAAGGAAGGATAAGAAATCATCACGTCATCACAGAGATTCATCAAGCTGTAGCGAAAGTGACACTGATTCTTCTGCTGCTTATGGTTTAGACAGGAGGGAAAAACGTCGCCATAGCCACAAGGTTAAGAAGTATCTCGAAGGTAAAGCAAGAGCCAGAAGAGACTTTTCATCGGAAAGCAGCAGTTCTGAATCTGTGGATTACAAATCCAGAAGAAATCGGAGCAAGTCAAAGAAACGCCACAAAGATAGGTCGAAAAGCAGAAGAGACTTCTCGTCGGGCAA
This region of Littorina saxatilis isolate snail1 linkage group LG8, US_GU_Lsax_2.0, whole genome shotgun sequence genomic DNA includes:
- the LOC138973039 gene encoding uncharacterized protein NKAPD1-like isoform X2; its protein translation is MAGVFSTTTKTMLKNVIRHTTSHNKVVEESEMWQQRGRLKTLGGLDPSNPSYGHDDRCDSSNSRHRNGDYWNSKSAKRSQLSTVGHSRHAHMDDDVETRDEKPGSSTSTYWMRQLDKLETGDPNRWDHSGFKEMYPHDFNSDRSDSPPRPLKSADRKKKTKSKISFRVM
- the LOC138973039 gene encoding uncharacterized protein NKAPD1-like isoform X1, whose translation is MAGVFSTTTKTMLKNVIRHTTSHNKVVEESEMWQQRGRLKTLGGLDPSNPSYGHDDRCDSSNSRHRNGDYWNSKSAKRSQLSTVGHSRHAHMDDDVETRDEKPGSSTSTYWMRQLDKLETGDPNRWDHSGFKEMYPHDFNSDRSDSPPRPLKSADRKKKTNKSTTKKKKRHRSKSKKHRRKDKKSSRHHRDSSSCSESDTDSSAAYGLDRREKRRHSHKVKKYLEGKARARRDFSSESSSSESVDYKSRRNRSKSKKRHKDRSKSRRDFSSGNSSESDSDSQRSCHDKPKKRRKHRSEARSDSSRGSGSESVSSADKRTSRKHSHKMKSKKHRKEGHQSSKKKAKIFIDPEHRLVVELWKEAKGIASSSKNGDFDKRLEKEISHQYHSLKRKYSQADREKT